A single region of the Palaeococcus ferrophilus DSM 13482 genome encodes:
- a CDS encoding 50S ribosomal protein L32e, whose amino-acid sequence MEKARLLRLRAKIKRKKPEFRRQEWWRYPRFKNNPKWRRPKGIDSKMRMKWKGKPALVSVGWRSPRLVRGLHPSGYEDVLVHNVKELEALDPSRQAARIAATVGKKKRELIVERAKELGIKVLNAR is encoded by the coding sequence ATGGAGAAAGCGAGACTCTTAAGGTTGAGGGCCAAGATCAAGAGGAAGAAGCCCGAATTCCGCAGGCAGGAGTGGTGGAGGTACCCACGCTTCAAGAACAACCCCAAGTGGCGCAGGCCCAAGGGAATTGACAGCAAGATGAGGATGAAGTGGAAGGGCAAGCCCGCCCTTGTCAGCGTAGGCTGGCGCTCACCAAGGCTCGTTCGCGGTCTCCACCCGAGCGGCTACGAGGACGTCCTTGTCCACAACGTCAAAGAACTCGAAGCTCTCGACCCGAGCAGGCAGGCAGCGAGGATAGCGGCAACCGTCGGCAAGAAGAAGAGGGAGCTCATAGTCGAGAGGGCTAAGGAATTGGGTATTAAGGTGCTTAACGCGAGGTGA
- a CDS encoding 50S ribosomal protein L6, with translation MPVDAWVKEEVAIPEGVSVEVSGNVVKVKGPKGELERELKYPGVKIFTEDGKVIVYKEFPRRRDIAIARTFKAHIANMIKGVTEGFTYKLKVVYSHFPMTVKVQGDEVLIENFLGERAPRRAKILPGVTVKVMGSELIVESIDREKAGQTAANIEQATKVRGRDRRVFQDGIYIVEKAGKPIKF, from the coding sequence ATGCCAGTTGATGCGTGGGTAAAGGAAGAGGTTGCGATTCCAGAGGGAGTGAGCGTTGAGGTTAGCGGTAACGTCGTGAAGGTCAAGGGCCCCAAGGGCGAGCTCGAGAGGGAGCTCAAGTACCCGGGCGTTAAAATCTTCACCGAGGACGGCAAGGTAATAGTCTACAAGGAGTTCCCGAGGAGGAGGGACATAGCCATAGCCAGGACCTTCAAGGCCCACATAGCCAACATGATAAAGGGCGTCACCGAGGGCTTCACCTACAAGCTCAAGGTAGTCTACAGCCACTTCCCGATGACCGTCAAGGTTCAGGGCGACGAGGTTCTCATCGAGAACTTCCTCGGTGAGCGCGCCCCCAGGAGGGCCAAGATACTCCCGGGAGTCACCGTCAAGGTCATGGGAAGCGAGCTTATAGTGGAAAGCATAGACAGGGAGAAGGCCGGCCAGACCGCTGCCAACATCGAGCAGGCCACGAAGGTTAGGGGCAGGGATAGAAGGGTCTTCCAGGATGGTATCTACATCGTGGAGAAGGCCGGGAAGCCGATAAAGTTCTGA
- a CDS encoding 30S ribosomal protein S8 encodes MTLLDPLANALSHMTNSERVGKKEVYIKPASKLIGEVLRVMQENGYVGEFEFIDDGRAGIYRVQLIGKINRTGAIKPRFPVKARDYEKWEKRFLPAFDFGLLIVSTSQGLMTHKEAREKGIGGRLIAYVY; translated from the coding sequence ATGACTTTACTTGACCCGTTGGCGAATGCATTATCACACATGACGAACAGTGAGAGGGTTGGAAAGAAGGAGGTCTACATAAAGCCGGCCTCCAAGCTCATAGGAGAGGTTCTCCGCGTCATGCAGGAGAACGGCTACGTGGGCGAGTTCGAGTTCATTGACGATGGAAGGGCCGGCATCTACAGGGTGCAGCTCATAGGAAAGATCAACAGGACCGGTGCCATAAAGCCACGCTTCCCCGTTAAGGCGAGGGACTACGAGAAGTGGGAGAAGCGCTTCCTCCCGGCCTTCGACTTCGGCCTCCTCATCGTCTCGACCTCCCAGGGTCTCATGACCCACAAGGAGGCCAGGGAGAAGGGCATCGGTGGAAGGCTGATAGCTTACGTCTACTGA
- a CDS encoding 30S ribosomal protein S14 translates to MAKADYNKRKPRKFGKGARRCVRCGQFGPVIRIHGLMLCRHCFREMAPRLGFKKYE, encoded by the coding sequence ATGGCGAAGGCCGATTACAACAAGAGAAAGCCGAGAAAGTTTGGTAAGGGCGCGAGGAGATGTGTTAGGTGCGGCCAGTTTGGCCCGGTCATCAGGATACACGGACTGATGCTCTGCAGGCACTGCTTTAGAGAGATGGCCCCCAGGCTGGGCTTTAAGAAGTACGAGTGA
- a CDS encoding 50S ribosomal protein L5, giving the protein MKEAILKDWEAHPMRKPRIAKVTINIGVGESGERLTKAETMLENLVGQKPIRRRAKQTNRDFGIRRGEPIAVKVTLRGEKAYEMLKRLLAAVDNKVKASNFDEHGNLCFGIAEHINIPGVEYDPEIGIFGMDVCVTLERPGFRVAKRRKRRHHIPTKHKLTKEEGIVFMQEEFGVIVEG; this is encoded by the coding sequence ATGAAGGAAGCCATATTGAAGGACTGGGAAGCTCACCCGATGAGAAAGCCCAGGATTGCGAAGGTCACGATTAACATAGGCGTTGGCGAGAGCGGTGAGCGCTTAACTAAGGCCGAGACGATGCTCGAAAACCTCGTCGGCCAGAAGCCCATAAGGAGGAGGGCCAAGCAGACCAACAGGGACTTTGGAATCAGGCGCGGAGAGCCGATAGCGGTTAAGGTCACCCTCCGCGGCGAGAAGGCCTACGAGATGCTGAAGAGGCTCCTCGCTGCAGTTGACAACAAGGTCAAGGCGAGCAACTTCGACGAGCACGGAAACCTCTGCTTCGGCATTGCCGAGCACATCAACATACCCGGCGTCGAGTACGACCCGGAGATAGGTATCTTCGGTATGGACGTCTGCGTTACCCTCGAGAGGCCCGGATTCAGGGTTGCCAAGAGGAGGAAGAGGAGGCACCACATCCCGACCAAGCACAAGCTCACCAAGGAAGAGGGTATCGTGTTCATGCAGGAGGAGTTTGGTGTTATCGTGGAGGGATGA
- a CDS encoding 30S ribosomal protein S4e, giving the protein MAKKGARRHLKRLAAPTSWYIERKTYKWAVRPSPGPHSMRTSIPLLYIVRDYLGYAKTGREARKILNEGKVLVDGKVRKDYRFPVGIMDVVSIPATGEHYRVLPNRIGKLILHPISEEEAKIKPLRINNKRMVKGGHIQLNLHDGSNHLVRLSSLTDETKDKYHTYDTLLMQMPEREIVEILPFEVGAYVFVTQGKNVARKGKIVEVRHFPAGWPDVITIEDEEGELFDTLKEYAIVIGKDSPKISLP; this is encoded by the coding sequence ATGGCGAAGAAAGGAGCTAGGAGACACCTTAAGAGGCTTGCCGCTCCAACTTCCTGGTACATCGAGAGAAAGACCTACAAGTGGGCCGTCAGGCCTAGCCCCGGCCCGCACTCAATGAGAACCTCAATACCGCTCCTCTACATAGTCAGGGACTACCTCGGCTACGCCAAGACCGGAAGGGAGGCAAGGAAGATACTCAACGAGGGCAAGGTCCTCGTCGATGGCAAGGTCAGGAAGGACTACCGCTTCCCCGTGGGTATCATGGACGTCGTTTCCATCCCCGCCACGGGAGAGCACTACCGCGTTCTTCCCAACAGGATAGGCAAGCTCATACTCCACCCGATAAGCGAGGAGGAGGCCAAGATCAAGCCCCTCAGGATAAACAACAAGCGCATGGTCAAGGGCGGACACATACAGCTCAACCTCCACGACGGAAGCAACCACCTCGTGAGGCTCAGCTCCCTTACCGACGAGACCAAGGACAAGTACCACACCTACGACACGCTCCTAATGCAGATGCCGGAGCGCGAGATAGTCGAGATACTGCCCTTCGAGGTCGGCGCCTACGTCTTCGTTACCCAGGGTAAGAACGTCGCGAGGAAGGGTAAGATAGTTGAGGTCAGGCACTTCCCGGCTGGATGGCCGGACGTTATAACCATCGAGGACGAAGAGGGAGAGCTCTTCGACACCCTCAAGGAGTACGCCATCGTTATTGGAAAGGACTCCCCCAAGATTTCACTGCCATGA